In Lates calcarifer isolate ASB-BC8 linkage group LG23, TLL_Latcal_v3, whole genome shotgun sequence, a single genomic region encodes these proteins:
- the arf2b gene encoding ADP-ribosylation factor 2b — translation MGNVFASLFKGLFGKKEMRILMVGLDAAGKTTILYKLKLGEIVTTIPTIGFNVETVEYKNISFTVWDVGGQDKIRPLWRHYFQNTQGLIFVVDSNDRERVNEAREELSRMLAEDELRDAVLLVFANKQDLPNAMNAAEITDKLGLHALRQRSWYIQATCATSGDGLYEGLDWLSNQLKNQK, via the exons ATGGGGAATGTATTTGCAAGCTTATTCAAAGGCCTATTTGGCAAAAAAGAGATGAGGATTCTCATGGTCGGGCttgatgctgctggaaaaaCAACCATCCTATATAAACTGAAGCTTGGAGAGATAGTCACCACCATTCCCACCATTG gTTTTAACGTTGAAACTGTAGAATACAAGAACATCAGCTTCACAGTGTGGGATGTGGGCGGTCAGGACAAAATCAGGCCGCTGTGGCGCCACTACTTCCAGAACACTCAAG GGCTCATCTTTGTGGTGGACAGCAACGACAGGGAGAGAGTGAACGAGGCGAGGGAGGAGTTGTCCAGAATGCTCGCTGAGGACGAGCTCAGAGACGCTGTGCTGCTCGTTTTTGCAAATAAACAG GATCTCCCCAACGCTATGAATGCTGCAGAGATCACAGATAAGTTGGGTTTGCATGCCCTCCGTCAGCGCAGCTGGTACATCCAAGCCACCTGTGCCACCAGCGGGGACGGCTTGTATGAGGGCCTGGACTGGCTCTCCAACCAGCTGAAGAACCAGAAATGA
- the grb7 gene encoding growth factor receptor-bound protein 7 isoform X1 yields MMEVAGPWTEVFEGSERKEKSGGAGTLLGSSTLTLAPLVADAPSIRRSQPILITSNRVKGVETFSSSVPSIPNPFPELCSPSKSPVLISSLPPPSSDKHLIKVYGEDSHSRSVWVSPEATAREVCHMLVQTAHCSDQENWALLELHPTLGLERCLEDHEIVLEVRATWSLKGDTRLVFRKNYAKYEFFRKPVLFFPESMISDSADVNKGMKSSELIQNLLKSGTCPEIQGLLHVKEPSRKAWKKVYFFLRRSGLYCSTKGSSKEPRHLQYVADLEDLNVYTVVNSRKLYGAPADFTFCIKPSKNPVRTQDLKILCAENEQTRTCWTSAFRLFKHGKQLQCNYQLSKSAPQSLEGTNLTDGKSKSEASLVAMDFSGKAGGRVIQNPMEAQNAEREEGQAWRRREALRCSLPNLNSGCETFLHPQNPAVVSWRRVQKRSSETDREAGAGRRDVPHP; encoded by the exons ATGATGGAGGTGGCAGGTCCCTGGACAGAAGTATTCGAGGGctcagagaggaaggagaagtcCGGAGGAGCAGGCACGTTGCTGGGCAGCTCCACTCTGACTCTGGCTCCTCTGGTGGCAGATGCTCCTTCCATTCGCCGCTCCCAGCCCATTCTAATCACCTCAAACAG GGTGAAAGGAGTAGAGAcgttctcttcctctgtcccaTCCATACCCAACCCCTTTCCAGAGCTGTGCAGCCCCTCAAAGTCTCCAGTGCTCATTAGTTCTCTCCCACCACCGTCAAGTGACAAACAT CTGATAAAGGTGTACGGGGAGGACAGCCACAGCAGGTCGGTGTGGGTCTCACCTGAAGCCACAGCCAGAGAGGTGTGCCACATGTTGGTCCAAACGGCTCACTGCAGTGACCAGGAAAACTGGGCCCTCCTCGAACTCCATCCCACCCTCGGCCTCG AGAGGTGTCTGGAGGACCACGAGATTGTGCTGGAGGTTCGGGCGACCTGGTCTCTAAAGGGCGACACGAGGCTCGTTTTCCGCAAAAACTACGCCAAGTACGAGTTCTTCAGGAAACCAGTG ctGTTCTTCCCAGAGAGCATGATCTCCGACAGCGCAGACGTCAACAAGGGAATGAAGTCGTCAGAGCTCATTCAG AACCTGCTGAAGTCTGGGACGTGTCCAGAGATCCAGGGTTTACTGCATGTAAAAGAGCCCAGTCGTAAGGCCTGGAAGAAGGTCTACTTTTTCCTCAGACGCTCCGGACTCTACTGCTCCACCAAGGGCTCCTCCAAG GAGCCTCGGCACCTGCAGTATGTGGCTGATCTGGAAGATTTAAACGTATACACTGTGGTGAACAGCCGTAAACTGTACGGAGCACCTGCAGACTTCACTTTCTGCATCAAG CCTTCCAAAAACCCCGTCCGTACTCAGGACCTGAAGATCCTGTGTGCTGAGAACGAGCAGACGCGAACTTGTTGGACATCGGCTTTCAGATTGTTCAAG CATGGGAAGCAGCTTCAATGTAACTACCAGTTGTCCAAGTCGGCTCCACAAAGCCTGGAGGGAACCAACCTCACAGATGGCAAA TCAAAGTCGGAGGCCAGCCTGGTGGCTATGGACTTCTCAGGGAAGGCCGGAGGACGGGTCATCCAGAACCCTATGGAGGCCCAGAAcgcagagagggaggaaggacaAGCCTGGAGG aggagagaagccCTGAGGTGCAGTCTGCCCAACCTGAACTCTGGCTGCGAGACCTTCCT CCATCCACAAAACCCAGCCGTGGTTTCATGGCGGCGTGTCCAGAAAAGAAGCTCAGAGACTGATAGAGAAGCAGGGGCTGGTCGACGG gaTGTTCCTCATCCGTGA
- the grb7 gene encoding growth factor receptor-bound protein 7 isoform X2 — MMEVAGPWTEVFEGSERKEKSGGAGTLLGSSTLTLAPLVADAPSIRRSQPILITSNRVKGVETFSSSVPSIPNPFPELCSPSKSPVLISSLPPPSSDKHLIKVYGEDSHSRSVWVSPEATAREVCHMLVQTAHCSDQENWALLELHPTLGLERCLEDHEIVLEVRATWSLKGDTRLVFRKNYAKYEFFRKPVLFFPESMISDSADVNKGMKSSELIQNLLKSGTCPEIQGLLHVKEPSRKAWKKVYFFLRRSGLYCSTKGSSKEPRHLQYVADLEDLNVYTVVNSRKLYGAPADFTFCIKPSKNPVRTQDLKILCAENEQTRTCWTSAFRLFKHGKQLQCNYQLSKSAPQSLEGTNLTDGKSKSEASLVAMDFSGKAGGRVIQNPMEAQNAEREEGQAWRRREALRCSLPNLNSGCETFL; from the exons ATGATGGAGGTGGCAGGTCCCTGGACAGAAGTATTCGAGGGctcagagaggaaggagaagtcCGGAGGAGCAGGCACGTTGCTGGGCAGCTCCACTCTGACTCTGGCTCCTCTGGTGGCAGATGCTCCTTCCATTCGCCGCTCCCAGCCCATTCTAATCACCTCAAACAG GGTGAAAGGAGTAGAGAcgttctcttcctctgtcccaTCCATACCCAACCCCTTTCCAGAGCTGTGCAGCCCCTCAAAGTCTCCAGTGCTCATTAGTTCTCTCCCACCACCGTCAAGTGACAAACAT CTGATAAAGGTGTACGGGGAGGACAGCCACAGCAGGTCGGTGTGGGTCTCACCTGAAGCCACAGCCAGAGAGGTGTGCCACATGTTGGTCCAAACGGCTCACTGCAGTGACCAGGAAAACTGGGCCCTCCTCGAACTCCATCCCACCCTCGGCCTCG AGAGGTGTCTGGAGGACCACGAGATTGTGCTGGAGGTTCGGGCGACCTGGTCTCTAAAGGGCGACACGAGGCTCGTTTTCCGCAAAAACTACGCCAAGTACGAGTTCTTCAGGAAACCAGTG ctGTTCTTCCCAGAGAGCATGATCTCCGACAGCGCAGACGTCAACAAGGGAATGAAGTCGTCAGAGCTCATTCAG AACCTGCTGAAGTCTGGGACGTGTCCAGAGATCCAGGGTTTACTGCATGTAAAAGAGCCCAGTCGTAAGGCCTGGAAGAAGGTCTACTTTTTCCTCAGACGCTCCGGACTCTACTGCTCCACCAAGGGCTCCTCCAAG GAGCCTCGGCACCTGCAGTATGTGGCTGATCTGGAAGATTTAAACGTATACACTGTGGTGAACAGCCGTAAACTGTACGGAGCACCTGCAGACTTCACTTTCTGCATCAAG CCTTCCAAAAACCCCGTCCGTACTCAGGACCTGAAGATCCTGTGTGCTGAGAACGAGCAGACGCGAACTTGTTGGACATCGGCTTTCAGATTGTTCAAG CATGGGAAGCAGCTTCAATGTAACTACCAGTTGTCCAAGTCGGCTCCACAAAGCCTGGAGGGAACCAACCTCACAGATGGCAAA TCAAAGTCGGAGGCCAGCCTGGTGGCTATGGACTTCTCAGGGAAGGCCGGAGGACGGGTCATCCAGAACCCTATGGAGGCCCAGAAcgcagagagggaggaaggacaAGCCTGGAGG aggagagaagccCTGAGGTGCAGTCTGCCCAACCTGAACTCTGGCTGCGAGACCTTCCTGTAA